From a single Candidatus Microthrix subdominans genomic region:
- a CDS encoding DUF1295 domain-containing protein, with translation MGAVFGASAVAVIVLMFVTWVASVFLSDVSIVDLVWGLAFVIVAHTARAAGDPNARIDLLTALVTVWGLRLSGYLLWRNWGTGEDKRYVAMRKRFGDKFWWFSLIQTFALQGALVLIVSLPVQLTAAGDDVALGWVAWLGVAVWLVGFTFETVGDAQLARFKAKPENEGQVMDKGLWRYTRHPNYFGDFTVWWGLFLVSLAAGGWWGIIGPIVMSTFLLRVSGVTMLERTITKRRPGYADYIARTSTFFPWPPKSSSASEDDDTGDFDTESFVAEDAPDASSAPDSKDDPS, from the coding sequence ATGGGCGCCGTGTTTGGCGCCAGCGCCGTTGCGGTGATCGTGTTGATGTTCGTCACCTGGGTGGCGTCGGTGTTTCTCTCCGACGTGAGCATCGTCGACCTGGTGTGGGGCCTGGCGTTTGTCATCGTCGCCCACACCGCCCGGGCGGCCGGCGACCCCAACGCACGCATCGACCTGCTGACAGCACTCGTCACCGTCTGGGGGCTCCGCCTGTCCGGCTACCTGCTGTGGCGTAACTGGGGCACCGGCGAGGACAAGCGCTACGTGGCGATGCGCAAGCGCTTCGGCGACAAGTTCTGGTGGTTCAGCCTGATCCAAACCTTCGCGCTTCAGGGCGCGCTGGTGCTGATCGTGTCGCTGCCGGTGCAGCTGACCGCCGCCGGCGACGACGTGGCGCTGGGGTGGGTCGCCTGGCTGGGTGTGGCGGTGTGGTTGGTGGGCTTCACCTTCGAGACGGTGGGCGACGCCCAGCTGGCCCGCTTCAAGGCCAAGCCGGAGAACGAGGGCCAGGTGATGGACAAGGGCCTGTGGCGCTACACCCGCCACCCCAACTACTTCGGCGACTTCACCGTGTGGTGGGGGCTGTTCCTGGTGTCCCTCGCCGCCGGCGGCTGGTGGGGCATCATCGGGCCGATCGTGATGAGCACCTTCCTGCTGCGGGTGTCGGGCGTGACCATGCTGGAGCGGACGATCACCAAGCGTCGGCCCGGCTACGCCGACTACATCGCCCGCACGTCCACCTTCTTCCCCTGGCCGCCCAAGTCGTCGTCCGCCAGCGAGGACGACGATACGGGCGACTTCGACACCGAGAGCTTTGTCGCCGAGGATGCTCCCGACGCATCGAGTGCCCCCGACAGCAAGGATGACCCCTCGTGA
- a CDS encoding prepilin-type N-terminal cleavage/methylation domain-containing protein, which translates to MPDLKVSSMIHRLKKRAARSGGRRQAAFTLIEGLVSVAITSIVVVGLMGGVMTALKSSALQRRSAISQVELRNLSEAFNDAPYVACAKASDYADAFKPITGFDIKVDAVTGWEDGSNPATFAAFASNCANARADTGLQRIEYSVSMDAGEGRLETRKHSMLKRYDGTLSELNQQVPAPGVRCNITADEDTFLDQAAPGANHGGAVSGRGR; encoded by the coding sequence ATGCCAGACCTCAAGGTCTCCTCGATGATCCATCGGCTGAAGAAGCGCGCTGCCCGCAGCGGCGGCCGTCGCCAGGCCGCATTCACACTGATCGAGGGCCTCGTGTCGGTGGCGATCACCTCGATCGTGGTGGTGGGGCTGATGGGCGGCGTGATGACCGCCCTCAAGTCCAGCGCCCTTCAGCGGCGCTCGGCCATCTCCCAGGTGGAGCTTCGCAACCTCTCCGAGGCCTTCAACGACGCCCCGTACGTCGCCTGCGCCAAGGCCTCAGACTACGCCGACGCGTTCAAACCGATCACCGGGTTCGACATCAAGGTCGATGCCGTCACCGGCTGGGAGGACGGCTCCAACCCCGCCACGTTTGCGGCGTTCGCATCCAACTGCGCCAACGCCCGGGCCGACACCGGCCTGCAACGGATCGAGTACTCGGTGTCGATGGACGCCGGCGAGGGACGGCTGGAAACGCGTAAGCACTCGATGCTGAAGCGCTACGACGGAACCCTCTCGGAGCTCAACCAGCAGGTGCCGGCGCCGGGGGTCCGCTGCAACATCACAGCAGACGAGGACACCTTCCTGGATCAGGCCGCTCCTGGCGCCAACCACGGCGGCGCAGTGTCGGGACGTGGCCGGTGA
- a CDS encoding ricin-type beta-trefoil lectin domain protein yields MAGEAGAKRQALVHFDLRPGDAKCDDGTPIPKNRAVRSVELRLYTWQVTGTPNCDTACNHALRRVTGDWNQGTATWGSAPMVDANPTAKFKHGSGAGDSPPRHQVITGANLDNDTSLFYQAAAFNRGWSIEQDCGPSGLDCQADAPGFRMRTREWPNESQRPVLSIVFMPNNDAGLQLRNLGNNACASIDNGNFADGVSLISLGCAGRPDQLWEYTAGTDAGQGQFEAVSSAFCLRANGSAVSIQPCNGGSTQQRWDIVGLEIKSRSNPNLCLAAGKKLGSPLVVQTCNGLPEQQWAFGPPATSVPSPAIRLTALDTGGQATGDCADIEVRRGDDPFPRHSPEVRWTQTFPCLGAARTNQQWNMSPDGRFVNKKFPGNCLGYDGKIAAVEVCKQGGGQLWVVEGTQIRNIQASRAAGVDRCLTGFGGRQWLELANCDPNRTGQAWSLDPFDAPAMATAVQLRNNKHGDCLETNGAVTEGQWIWTQPCGGLDRPAQSFVQLKTNEWVSLANPAMCITTRGGAGLQASECARLIGDANTVPNNPTQQWTTTNLSQFKRATVATCAQGNGNFQYATQVGCATSGDISAQQWSPEELGTATSQLRQMRNLDSNSCADLRTGANAIAWPCGGPDRAIQGVLLAKVGDDFELRLADNPNLCLDVQNGGTENAAVAPIGCNYGAYQRWTLSADGQLKTKAPGNRCLQGGLDNAPLAMRDCSTAAAQRWEFEAPTDTRQLKRIRNIDTGNCLDVVGTVTQNQAYTGFPCSGGDRPNQSFVQLNNGAFASAASNANLCIDAGYSNGAAVLPWACKNPVASHQWRVQGTQFQQVGSGRCAEFNPGSNTAQVQPCNRPNQAWAVEDVDGASSSALQFRSASTAGDRFDGCLDIDGTTRSGYANNDRLIIMPCLGAARTNQSFRLMSNGLIRSTGSPDKCLDAALGSLGRPVLWDCAANKDDQRWKIENGQIKNVTQAGVPRGRCIQGGIDGVQAIMGNCSTTDEQWISEVHGSKARADAVGRLRTPSSNLCLEPNAAQGNDPLSTWGWPCAASGRTQQRFVRLNSGQYRPVGNLGFCLDANGGTDGAVPRTLGCISPTDNAGTPQRWVIDTNAWLSSVASQLCVEAPGSGLVLRQRACAINPTNPRQLWTFVPEAGL; encoded by the coding sequence GTGGCCGGTGAGGCTGGGGCCAAGCGTCAGGCGCTGGTGCACTTCGACCTTCGTCCCGGCGACGCCAAGTGCGACGACGGCACGCCCATCCCCAAGAACAGGGCGGTTCGATCTGTCGAGCTGCGCCTCTACACCTGGCAGGTGACGGGGACTCCCAATTGCGACACGGCCTGCAACCACGCCCTCCGCCGGGTGACCGGGGACTGGAACCAGGGCACGGCAACCTGGGGCAGCGCCCCGATGGTGGACGCCAACCCGACCGCCAAGTTCAAGCACGGCTCCGGCGCCGGCGACTCACCGCCGCGGCACCAGGTGATCACCGGCGCCAATCTGGACAACGACACCTCGCTCTTCTACCAGGCGGCGGCGTTTAACCGTGGCTGGTCGATCGAGCAGGATTGCGGGCCGTCCGGCCTGGACTGCCAGGCCGATGCACCGGGCTTCCGGATGCGCACCCGTGAGTGGCCCAACGAGTCGCAGCGCCCGGTGCTGTCGATCGTGTTCATGCCCAACAACGACGCAGGTCTGCAACTGCGGAACTTGGGCAACAACGCCTGCGCCTCGATCGACAACGGAAACTTCGCGGATGGTGTGTCGCTGATCTCGTTGGGCTGCGCCGGTCGTCCGGACCAGCTGTGGGAGTACACCGCCGGCACGGATGCTGGTCAGGGGCAATTTGAGGCCGTGAGCTCGGCGTTCTGCCTGCGGGCCAACGGCTCGGCGGTTTCGATTCAGCCTTGCAACGGCGGTTCCACCCAGCAGCGCTGGGACATCGTTGGCCTGGAGATCAAGTCCCGGTCCAACCCCAACCTGTGCCTGGCCGCCGGCAAGAAGTTGGGGAGCCCACTCGTCGTCCAGACCTGCAACGGCCTGCCGGAGCAGCAGTGGGCCTTTGGGCCGCCCGCCACGTCGGTGCCCAGCCCAGCCATCCGGCTGACGGCCCTCGACACAGGCGGACAGGCGACTGGTGACTGCGCCGACATCGAGGTTCGTCGAGGAGACGACCCGTTCCCCAGGCACAGCCCGGAGGTTCGGTGGACCCAGACGTTCCCGTGCCTGGGGGCAGCGCGAACCAACCAGCAGTGGAACATGTCTCCGGACGGCCGTTTCGTCAATAAGAAGTTCCCCGGCAACTGCCTGGGCTACGACGGCAAGATCGCGGCGGTCGAGGTGTGCAAGCAGGGCGGCGGACAGCTGTGGGTGGTCGAGGGAACCCAGATCCGCAACATCCAGGCGAGCAGGGCGGCCGGCGTCGACCGCTGCCTCACCGGGTTTGGCGGCCGTCAATGGTTGGAGCTGGCGAACTGCGACCCCAACCGCACCGGACAGGCGTGGTCGCTGGACCCCTTCGATGCCCCGGCGATGGCCACCGCCGTGCAGCTGCGCAACAACAAGCACGGCGACTGCCTGGAAACCAACGGGGCGGTCACCGAGGGTCAATGGATATGGACCCAGCCTTGCGGCGGCCTCGACCGTCCGGCCCAGTCCTTCGTCCAGCTGAAGACCAACGAGTGGGTGTCGCTGGCCAACCCGGCCATGTGCATCACGACGCGTGGCGGCGCCGGCCTGCAGGCGTCGGAGTGCGCCCGACTCATTGGTGACGCCAACACCGTCCCCAACAACCCGACGCAGCAGTGGACGACCACCAACCTGAGCCAGTTCAAGCGGGCGACCGTCGCAACCTGCGCCCAGGGCAACGGCAACTTCCAGTACGCCACCCAGGTTGGGTGTGCCACTAGCGGGGATATCTCCGCGCAGCAGTGGAGCCCCGAGGAGCTCGGGACGGCCACGTCGCAGCTCCGCCAGATGCGCAACCTCGACAGCAATAGCTGTGCCGACCTGCGAACCGGCGCCAACGCCATCGCCTGGCCGTGCGGCGGGCCGGACCGGGCCATCCAGGGGGTGCTGCTGGCGAAGGTCGGCGACGACTTCGAGCTGCGGCTGGCCGACAACCCCAACCTGTGCCTCGACGTGCAGAACGGTGGCACCGAGAACGCGGCCGTGGCGCCGATCGGCTGCAACTACGGCGCCTACCAGCGCTGGACGCTGTCGGCCGACGGCCAGCTGAAGACGAAGGCTCCCGGCAACCGCTGCCTCCAGGGCGGGTTGGACAACGCCCCGCTGGCGATGAGGGACTGCAGCACCGCAGCCGCCCAGCGCTGGGAGTTTGAGGCGCCGACCGACACCCGGCAGCTAAAGCGGATCCGCAACATCGACACCGGCAACTGCCTGGACGTCGTCGGCACGGTGACCCAGAACCAGGCCTACACCGGCTTCCCCTGTTCGGGTGGAGACCGGCCCAACCAGTCGTTCGTGCAGCTGAACAACGGTGCGTTCGCCTCGGCGGCCTCCAACGCCAACCTGTGCATCGACGCCGGCTACTCCAACGGTGCGGCGGTGCTTCCCTGGGCCTGTAAAAACCCGGTGGCGAGCCATCAGTGGAGGGTTCAGGGCACGCAGTTTCAGCAGGTGGGCTCGGGGCGTTGCGCCGAGTTCAACCCCGGCTCCAACACCGCCCAGGTGCAGCCGTGCAACAGGCCGAACCAGGCCTGGGCGGTCGAGGACGTCGACGGCGCCTCATCGAGTGCGCTTCAGTTCCGCAGCGCCAGCACCGCCGGCGACCGCTTCGACGGGTGCCTCGACATCGACGGCACCACGCGCTCCGGTTACGCCAACAACGACCGGTTGATCATCATGCCGTGCCTGGGTGCCGCTCGGACCAACCAGTCGTTCCGGCTGATGAGCAACGGCCTGATCCGCTCGACCGGCAGCCCCGACAAGTGCCTCGACGCAGCCTTGGGCTCGCTGGGTCGACCCGTGCTCTGGGACTGCGCCGCCAACAAGGACGATCAGCGCTGGAAGATCGAGAACGGTCAGATCAAGAACGTGACCCAGGCGGGCGTCCCCCGCGGCCGCTGCATCCAGGGCGGCATCGACGGCGTCCAGGCCATCATGGGCAACTGCTCCACCACCGACGAGCAGTGGATCTCCGAGGTGCACGGATCCAAGGCCCGCGCCGATGCGGTCGGGCGCCTGCGCACCCCGTCCTCAAACCTGTGCCTCGAGCCCAACGCGGCCCAGGGCAACGATCCGCTCTCGACCTGGGGCTGGCCGTGCGCCGCCAGCGGACGGACCCAGCAGCGCTTCGTCAGGCTGAACAGCGGCCAGTACCGCCCGGTGGGCAACCTCGGGTTCTGTCTCGACGCCAACGGCGGCACCGATGGGGCCGTGCCCAGGACCCTGGGTTGCATCTCGCCGACCGACAACGCCGGCACGCCCCAGCGATGGGTGATCGATACCAACGCCTGGCTGAGCAGCGTGGCCAGCCAACTGTGCGTCGAGGCGCCGGGGTCGGGGCTGGTCCTGCGACAGCGGGCGTGCGCCATTAACCCGACGAACCCCAGGCAGCTGTGGACCTTCGTTCCGGAGGCGGGCCTGTGA
- a CDS encoding prepilin-type N-terminal cleavage/methylation domain-containing protein, whose product MIGGVAARRRGQAGLTLIELLVAMVVSMTIMGALGGALILLMRTPPETVAQLTSSASAFQTGSTFADDIQSAGPETGELAVTRNTPGCGGDDKSVVRAVTRNGPDVQVRSYSIGAGGDTLERRVCTGPDQDQALQSAAQVGTVVRDLDPTKRPPVTCRASAVASPAPLTPEGDYQCRLVSMTVTTATNLVFTVDGRRNTVETPLESGAPTKPQCTLVVSADTYVVEAGSERSNIYGRDAEFVVQSGGNSKKAFLKIDLLSPCLGTGEPRFLPGGKDLQSADLSVTLTGKGAGISGNDSFRLTMLPKWFIWNEYRLTSNTMDVCGRQPPALPDPPPPLLSLPCPNGDADSFRDFRVGSDAPPVDVDIPVLGAVQRWYDGTAVNNGWLIDREHTGNEGGSIQKGGWRFASKERKEDVPKLVVTWDPKS is encoded by the coding sequence GTGATCGGCGGGGTCGCTGCGCGACGCCGGGGCCAGGCCGGCCTGACCCTGATCGAACTGCTGGTAGCGATGGTCGTCAGCATGACGATCATGGGGGCGCTGGGAGGGGCGCTGATCCTCCTGATGCGCACCCCGCCGGAAACGGTCGCTCAGCTGACCAGCTCCGCCTCGGCGTTTCAGACCGGCTCGACGTTTGCCGACGACATCCAATCGGCCGGCCCCGAAACCGGCGAGCTGGCGGTCACCCGCAACACGCCCGGTTGTGGAGGCGACGACAAGAGTGTGGTGCGTGCGGTGACCCGCAACGGACCCGACGTGCAGGTGCGCAGCTACTCGATCGGGGCGGGTGGGGACACGCTGGAGCGTCGTGTCTGCACCGGGCCCGACCAGGACCAGGCCCTTCAGAGTGCCGCTCAGGTGGGTACCGTGGTTCGGGACCTGGATCCCACCAAACGGCCGCCGGTCACCTGCCGGGCGTCGGCCGTTGCCAGCCCGGCGCCGCTCACCCCGGAGGGCGACTACCAGTGTCGCCTGGTGTCGATGACGGTCACGACTGCCACCAACCTGGTGTTCACGGTGGACGGACGACGCAACACGGTGGAGACCCCACTGGAGTCGGGAGCGCCGACCAAACCGCAGTGCACCCTGGTCGTGAGCGCTGACACCTACGTCGTCGAGGCGGGGAGCGAGAGGTCAAACATCTACGGACGGGACGCCGAGTTCGTCGTCCAGAGCGGCGGCAACTCCAAGAAGGCGTTCCTGAAGATCGACCTGCTGTCCCCGTGCCTGGGTACCGGGGAGCCCAGATTCCTTCCGGGTGGCAAGGACCTGCAGTCGGCCGACCTCTCGGTGACCTTGACGGGCAAAGGCGCCGGCATCAGCGGGAACGACAGCTTCCGCCTGACCATGCTCCCGAAGTGGTTCATCTGGAACGAGTACCGGCTGACGAGTAACACCATGGATGTGTGCGGCCGGCAGCCTCCGGCGTTGCCCGATCCGCCCCCGCCGCTGCTCAGCCTGCCGTGCCCCAACGGTGACGCCGACTCGTTCCGCGACTTTCGGGTCGGCTCGGACGCACCCCCGGTCGACGTTGACATTCCGGTGCTCGGCGCAGTGCAACGCTGGTATGACGGGACGGCGGTGAACAACGGCTGGCTCATCGACCGGGAGCACACCGGCAACGAGGGGGGCAGCATCCAGAAGGGCGGCTGGCGCTTCGCGTCCAAGGAGCGGAAAGAAGACGTGCCCAAGCTCGTCGTGACCTGGGATCCAAAATCATGA
- a CDS encoding DUF1206 domain-containing protein → MTDPNSSSNGAAGTAQRANDAAGDKLDDVADKTNEKLDEHPWAEWLPKAGWLARGFVYAFMGWTVLLISFQKDSADEASSKGAVVALADQSYGRIAIGALAVGLVALVAWQALSLALIRDTDAKSWLKRLSAAGTMIFYGALAFTATRTALGMGADKGGGIERLSKGCCPPPPAASWSSSAERSPSASPATGPIRAGSTSFSSTSTWTAAIPAVAS, encoded by the coding sequence ATGACCGATCCAAACTCGTCGTCCAACGGCGCTGCCGGCACGGCGCAACGCGCCAACGACGCCGCCGGCGACAAGCTGGACGACGTCGCCGACAAGACCAACGAGAAGCTCGATGAACACCCGTGGGCGGAGTGGCTGCCCAAGGCGGGCTGGCTGGCCCGGGGCTTCGTCTATGCGTTCATGGGCTGGACCGTGCTGTTGATCAGCTTCCAGAAGGATTCGGCCGACGAGGCCTCCTCCAAGGGGGCGGTGGTCGCCTTGGCCGACCAGTCATATGGCCGTATCGCGATCGGTGCGCTGGCGGTCGGTTTGGTCGCGCTGGTCGCGTGGCAGGCGCTGTCCCTGGCGCTGATCCGCGACACCGACGCCAAGTCGTGGCTCAAGCGGCTGAGCGCTGCGGGCACCATGATCTTCTACGGTGCGCTGGCCTTCACGGCCACCCGTACCGCGCTCGGCATGGGCGCCGACAAGGGCGGCGGCATCGAGCGGTTGTCGAAGGGCTGTTGTCCTCCACCCCCGGCCGCATCGTGGTCTTCGTCGGCGGAGCGATCGCCCTCGGCGTCGCCGGCTACCGGGCCTATAAGGGCTGGGAGCACAAGTTTCTCAAGCACCTCGACCTGGACGGCTGCGATCCCCGCCGTCGCAAGCTGA
- a CDS encoding hydroxyacid dehydrogenase yields the protein MWPGVDDLVITPQVRAALAQVVTLVDDAPIDLMSTPLAELEAVEVLIGSWGCAPLDAASLDRLPALRLLAYAAGTVKAVVTDELWARGVAVSSAAAANAVPVAEFTFAAIVMIAKDVLRVRDAYRANRGEGWVSGVGPAGPLGTHGLKVGVIGASKIGRLVLERLRTLDVEVGLRDPYLDPEEVDELGATPMGLDELCSWSDIVTVHAPELTATRHMIDAERLALMRDGAWLINTARGSIVDTAALEAECASGRLAAWIDTPDPEPLPPTSPLWDLPNAVLTPHIAGSMGNEAERMGLLAAGEVGRFLSGRPLNHEVRAGDLGLLA from the coding sequence ATGTGGCCGGGCGTCGACGATCTGGTGATCACCCCTCAGGTGCGGGCGGCCCTCGCCCAGGTGGTCACGCTGGTCGACGATGCCCCGATCGACCTGATGTCGACGCCCCTCGCCGAGCTGGAAGCGGTCGAGGTGCTGATCGGCAGCTGGGGATGTGCGCCGCTCGACGCCGCGTCGCTCGACCGGCTGCCGGCGCTGCGGCTGTTGGCCTACGCCGCCGGCACGGTGAAGGCGGTGGTCACCGACGAGCTGTGGGCCCGGGGCGTCGCCGTCTCGTCGGCCGCTGCAGCCAACGCCGTACCGGTGGCCGAGTTCACCTTCGCCGCCATCGTCATGATCGCCAAGGACGTCCTCCGGGTGCGCGACGCCTACCGCGCCAACCGCGGCGAGGGCTGGGTGTCGGGTGTCGGCCCCGCCGGGCCGCTGGGCACCCACGGGCTGAAGGTGGGGGTGATCGGCGCCTCCAAGATCGGGCGGCTGGTGCTGGAGCGCCTGCGCACACTGGACGTCGAGGTGGGGTTGCGCGACCCGTATCTCGACCCGGAGGAGGTCGACGAGCTGGGCGCCACCCCGATGGGGCTCGACGAGCTGTGTAGTTGGTCCGACATCGTCACCGTGCACGCACCCGAGCTGACCGCCACCCGCCACATGATCGATGCCGAGCGTTTGGCGCTGATGCGGGACGGGGCCTGGCTGATCAACACCGCCCGAGGGTCGATCGTCGACACCGCTGCGCTCGAGGCCGAATGCGCCTCCGGGCGGCTGGCGGCGTGGATCGATACCCCCGACCCCGAGCCGCTGCCGCCCACGTCGCCGCTGTGGGATCTGCCCAACGCCGTGCTGACGCCCCACATCGCCGGGTCGATGGGCAACGAGGCGGAACGCATGGGGTTGCTGGCCGCCGGTGAGGTGGGCCGGTTCCTGTCCGGACGGCCGCTCAACCACGAGGTGCGGGCCGGCGACCTCGGCCTGCTGGCATGA
- a CDS encoding dihydrodipicolinate synthase family protein has protein sequence MVPGRRIVGYSAVLLPHTDGGEVDWVGFESLLGRTLDAGLIPAVNMDTGYVQLLPEPDRARVLATAASLAGPGGFAAGAFVPDTQGDGYDPAAYNRAAAEVAEAGGTPVVFPSWGLASLSEEGWVEAQASLGAELDRFIAFELGDMFVPYGRIYSLEAYRGLLGIASCIGAKHSSLSRQAEWDRLALRNEVRADFSVFTGNDLAIDMVCYGSDYLLGLSAFAPDAFAERDRRWAAEEASFHELNDLLQYLGFFAFRAPVPGYRHDAAMFLTLRGWIDSDATPAGAPTRPDSDRAVLADIAERLDAIV, from the coding sequence CTGGTGCCGGGCCGTCGCATCGTCGGCTACTCGGCGGTGCTGTTGCCCCACACCGATGGCGGCGAGGTGGACTGGGTTGGCTTCGAGTCGCTGCTGGGCCGGACCCTCGACGCCGGGCTGATCCCGGCGGTCAACATGGACACCGGTTACGTGCAGCTGCTCCCCGAGCCCGATCGGGCGCGGGTGCTGGCCACCGCAGCATCGCTGGCCGGGCCCGGCGGGTTTGCCGCCGGTGCCTTCGTCCCCGACACCCAGGGTGACGGGTACGACCCCGCCGCCTACAACCGGGCCGCAGCTGAGGTGGCCGAGGCCGGCGGCACGCCGGTGGTGTTCCCATCCTGGGGCCTGGCGTCGCTGAGCGAGGAGGGCTGGGTTGAGGCCCAGGCGTCGCTCGGCGCCGAGCTGGACCGATTCATCGCCTTCGAACTGGGCGACATGTTCGTGCCGTACGGCCGGATCTACTCCCTCGAGGCGTATCGCGGGTTGCTCGGCATCGCCAGCTGCATCGGCGCCAAGCACAGCTCGCTGTCCCGCCAGGCGGAGTGGGATCGCCTGGCGCTGCGCAACGAGGTGCGGGCCGACTTCTCGGTGTTCACCGGCAACGACCTGGCGATCGACATGGTGTGTTACGGCTCGGACTACCTGCTGGGCCTGTCGGCGTTTGCCCCCGACGCGTTCGCCGAACGCGACCGACGCTGGGCCGCAGAGGAAGCATCGTTCCACGAGCTGAACGACCTGTTGCAGTACTTGGGGTTCTTCGCCTTCCGTGCGCCGGTGCCCGGCTACCGCCACGACGCCGCCATGTTTCTCACGCTGCGGGGCTGGATCGACAGCGACGCCACACCCGCGGGTGCACCCACCCGGCCCGACAGTGACCGGGCGGTGCTCGCCGACATCGCGGAACGCCTCGACGCGATCGTGTGA
- a CDS encoding type II toxin-antitoxin system PemK/MazF family toxin: protein MIDFGDIHLADLNEERRRLVLVVSTSRFHQLSGRALVAPQAMGPKREVPPPWRIQVDGIEFAFDTMRTVWLDRLLERVDRTPASATRAVRRAVRSITEG, encoded by the coding sequence GTGATCGACTTTGGCGATATTCATCTCGCCGACCTCAACGAGGAACGGCGGCGCCTGGTGTTGGTGGTTTCGACGAGTCGCTTTCACCAACTTTCCGGACGTGCTTTGGTCGCTCCACAGGCAATGGGCCCCAAACGGGAGGTACCGCCTCCCTGGCGGATCCAGGTTGATGGCATCGAGTTCGCGTTCGACACCATGAGGACCGTATGGCTCGATCGCCTACTGGAACGGGTCGACCGAACTCCGGCCAGCGCGACCAGAGCAGTTCGCAGAGCGGTCCGTAGCATCACCGAGGGCTGA
- a CDS encoding NADH:flavin oxidoreductase — translation MIDIKQVKRLSNINEFAERLGELGIDDLIGVDVEVEPGGPLAESFTVSDSSAGELVVGNRFCALPMEGWDGTTDGAPTDLVARRWRRFGESGAKLIWGGEAVAVHPDGRANPHQLVSDDATTEALAGLRTGLVDAHAEAHGSTDDLVVGLQLTHSGRWSRPHGDPLPQSAHTHGELDRRLGVGAAEVLTDGQLDELVDHFVVAAERAHQAGFAFVDVKHCHGYLLHELLSAYERPGRYGGDFEGRTAFLRAVVDGIRRRVPGLAIGVRLSAYDLVPFAPDDDGIGAPVTAAEGDRDRPFGADDTGAGIDLTETHRFLEQCEKLGVGMVCLTAGSPYYNPHAQRPAYFPPSDGYAPPRDPLINAAVMVEATARLTRAHPNLAVIGSGYSYFQQWLGHVAQHQVRTGAVTSVGIGRNMLSYPWMPADLLAGAELRTRLVCRTFSDCTTGPRHGLISGCYPLDEYYKERPERRQLVAIKRNVGRKVRR, via the coding sequence GTGATTGACATCAAACAGGTCAAGCGGCTGTCGAATATCAACGAGTTCGCCGAGCGTCTGGGAGAGCTGGGGATCGACGACCTGATCGGCGTCGATGTCGAGGTCGAGCCTGGGGGACCGCTGGCCGAGTCGTTCACGGTGAGCGACTCCTCCGCCGGGGAGCTGGTGGTGGGCAACCGGTTCTGTGCGTTGCCGATGGAAGGGTGGGACGGCACCACCGACGGGGCGCCCACCGACTTGGTCGCCCGCCGCTGGCGACGCTTCGGCGAAAGCGGGGCCAAGCTGATCTGGGGCGGTGAGGCGGTGGCGGTGCACCCCGACGGCCGGGCCAACCCCCACCAGCTGGTCAGCGACGACGCCACAACCGAGGCGCTGGCCGGGCTACGAACCGGGCTGGTCGACGCCCACGCCGAGGCGCACGGGTCGACCGACGACCTGGTGGTGGGGTTGCAGCTGACCCATTCGGGCCGATGGTCGCGACCGCATGGCGATCCGCTGCCCCAGAGCGCCCACACCCACGGCGAGCTCGACCGTCGCCTCGGCGTCGGCGCGGCCGAGGTGCTGACCGACGGCCAGCTCGACGAGTTGGTCGACCACTTCGTCGTCGCCGCCGAACGGGCGCATCAGGCCGGCTTTGCCTTTGTCGACGTGAAGCACTGCCACGGCTACCTGCTGCACGAGCTGCTCAGCGCCTACGAACGCCCGGGTCGCTACGGCGGCGACTTCGAGGGGCGCACCGCGTTTCTTCGAGCGGTCGTCGACGGCATCCGCCGGCGGGTACCCGGTTTGGCGATCGGGGTGCGGCTGTCCGCCTACGACCTGGTGCCCTTCGCTCCCGACGACGACGGCATCGGCGCGCCGGTCACCGCAGCCGAGGGCGATCGGGATCGACCCTTCGGCGCCGACGACACCGGCGCGGGCATCGACCTGACCGAGACCCACCGCTTCCTCGAACAGTGCGAGAAGCTCGGCGTCGGCATGGTGTGCCTGACCGCCGGCAGCCCGTACTACAACCCGCACGCCCAGCGGCCCGCCTACTTCCCGCCCTCCGACGGATATGCCCCACCGCGCGACCCGCTGATCAATGCCGCCGTCATGGTGGAGGCCACCGCCCGGCTGACCCGGGCGCACCCCAACCTGGCGGTGATCGGCAGCGGCTACTCGTACTTCCAGCAGTGGCTGGGCCACGTCGCCCAGCACCAGGTGCGCACCGGCGCGGTCACCTCGGTGGGCATCGGCCGCAACATGTTGAGCTACCCGTGGATGCCCGCCGACCTGCTCGCCGGGGCCGAGCTGCGCACCCGGCTGGTGTGCCGCACGTTCAGCGACTGCACCACCGGCCCCCGCCACGGGCTGATCTCGGGCTGCTACCCGCTGGACGAGTACTACAAGGAGCGACCCGAACGTCGCCAGCTGGTGGCGATCAAACGCAACGTCGGACGGAAGGTTCGGAGATGA